In Leptolyngbya sp. O-77, the genomic window GCGCGATCGAAAGTTGGAATAGTCTGAAAAATTTTCGCCCAGCACGGTGGTATAAAGCTGGTACAGATCGCCGAGGGTAAACAGTTCAGGCAGCACCTCAAAGGCAATCGGGCTATATTCCAGCTTGTTTCGCAGGCGGCGATAGCCATATTGCAAAATTTCCTGATGGTCAAATGCTAGCTCCGGCAACTGATTCATGGGATACCAGGCGATGCCGCTGACTCCGTCGGCAATCAGTTCGGCATCGGCCAGCCGCACCAGCGCAAAGTAGCTCACCGACAGATAGCGCACGCCATAGCGGTTAGGCGCTTCTCGCGGATCGCGCTGGGGCCCGCCAAAGGTGTAAAGCTGCTCCAGATAAAGATTGTTGACGCGGATTTTTTCGGATAAAACTCGGTAGGCGGCATCTTCTAGCGACTCGCCCTGGCGTACCAGCGTCCCCGGCAGCGACCAATAGCCCAGATAGGGGTCGTTGTCGCGCATGACCAGCAGCACCAGCAGTCGATTTTGTTCCGTATCGACCGAAAAGATGACGTTATCCACGCCCACTTTGAAATCTGCTAGCTGGTGTGGAGTGGAGTCACTAGGCTTGCGGGAGTGTCGTCCTGGCATGAGGTGTAGAGGCGCTGTTGGTGGATATATGCCTCGATGGGAGGAATGAGCAGGTGCGGGTCTTTGTCGGTGCGGTAGGCGGTGGAGGAGGCAGGAATGCCTTCGTGGGGGGCGATCGCCACCGTTGCGCCCAGTTTCCGCAGCGGCTCCAGATCCGTCTCTCGCAGCGGATAGCCCGGCCGGGGCACCACCAGCAGCCGCACTGTTTGCAATAGCGCCTCCACCCGATACCACTTGGGCAACTGCGCCACCAGGTCAGACCCTACCACCAGCGTAAACGTCGCCCGCTTCCATCGCCTCCGTGCCCGGTTCACCGTCACCAGCGCTCGCGGATGGCTGAGGTCAGGATAGACGTGCAGATTCCGGCGAACCGGGCGAATCTCTGCCACCATCAGCCGCAGCATGGCCGTGCGATGCTTCAGGGGTGTTTGGTGCGACTTGAACGGATTGTTCGATGCCCACACCGCCACCTCATCAAACTGATCCGCCAGCCACACCAGGATATCCTGATGCGCTCGGGTGGGCGGGTCGGCGCTGGTTCCAAAGAGGGCGATGTGCATGGTTAGAGGCGAGGGCTAAGGTTAGGGTTCGGAGTTGATTTGAGCGTTGATCTTTTTAGCGCGAGCCAGATAAACCATCAGCAGTTATCCCCGCAGCCGTGCCTGCGTTTCCTCGGTCAGGCTATGCAGCGCGGGCGTGATTTCCGGTGTGTAGGGGTCGATGCAGATGACCTGGCGGAGGGTGGAGGGGAGGGCGGCCACGTTGGCGCGGGTGCGCTGGGCGATCGCCTCTAGGGGTTCGGAATGGGAAAGGCGCTGGCCCTGCTTCATCACCTGTTGCAGCAGGGGTTGGGCGTTGGGGTGAGTTTCGGTGCAGAGACCGAGGCGATCGCCCCCAAAGTGCCCGTCTTCGATGTAGCGAAACACCTGCTTGCGGCCAGGGTAAGTGGCTTTGCCGCTGGAGCCTTTGAGCGTGGGAATGCCGTCGATTTCAACGAGCTTATACACGCCGTTGACCGGGGAACCCGTGACCAGCTTGGTGCCAAAGCCATAGCCGTCGATGCAGGCTCCGGCCTGTTGCAGCCGCTCGACTTCGTATTCATCCAGGTCGCCGCTGGCAAAGATGGGAACGCCAGGGAGGAGCGATCGCACAGATTTCGACAGTTCCACCAGATCGCCAGAATCCAGCCGCACACCGCCCAGTTCCAGCCCCTCGGTCTTGATCCGCTCTGCCAGCCGGGCCGCCGCCGCTTCGGAATCGTAGGTGTCGATCAGCAGGGGCGCTTTGGGAAAATAGCGATGAAACGCGCTAAACGCATCCTGCTCGCTGCCTTCCAGTGCCTCCAGCGCCATCACCAGCGAGTGGGCCATCGTGCCACTGGGCTTGCGACCCAGTTGCAGCGCCGCCAGCACGTTTGAGGTCGCATCCAGCCCCGCCGCCAGAGCCGCCCGCGCCGCCCAGATCGAGGCTTGGGGGCTAAAGGCCCGCCGCGTGCCAAATTCCAGCAGCGTCGCTTCGGGGCCGGCCAGATCTCGCAGCCGCGCCGCCCGCGTTGCAATCAGGGTTTGATAATTCAGCGTGTTCAGCAAGTAGGTTTCCACCAGTTGCGCTTGCCAGAGGGGTGCTTCGATTCGCAGCATCGGCTCGTGGGCAAACACGACCGTTCCCTCTGGCATGGCCCACACGTCGCCGCTAAAATGCCCCGTTTCCAAAATGTCCCAAAATGCGACGGGTGCCTGGTCAAACAGCCCAGTTGCTTTCAGCGCATCGATCTGGGACGTGCTAAATTTCAACTGTTGCAGGTAGTCCAGCGCTTGCTCTAGCCCCATTGCCACCAGATAGCCAAAACTCTGGGGCAGCCGCCGCACAAACAACTCGAAGCTGGCAGGTCGTAATGCCAGGTCTTCGCCGACGTAGCAAGCCGCCATCGTGAGCTGGTAGAGGTCGGTCAGCAATCCGTAGTCTGCGGGCGTAAGGTTCAGCGCAGAGGCAGCCATAAGCCAGTGCAGTGTCATGGTTTAGTTTTAGGGTGATGCCTTGGCTCGTAGTAAGCGCTTCAGCGCTAAAGCGCTTACTACCAAACTAAGTTCTAGCTATGACGTAGCACTAGGT contains:
- a CDS encoding nicotinate phosphoribosyltransferase; protein product: MTLHWLMAASALNLTPADYGLLTDLYQLTMAACYVGEDLALRPASFELFVRRLPQSFGYLVAMGLEQALDYLQQLKFSTSQIDALKATGLFDQAPVAFWDILETGHFSGDVWAMPEGTVVFAHEPMLRIEAPLWQAQLVETYLLNTLNYQTLIATRAARLRDLAGPEATLLEFGTRRAFSPQASIWAARAALAAGLDATSNVLAALQLGRKPSGTMAHSLVMALEALEGSEQDAFSAFHRYFPKAPLLIDTYDSEAAAARLAERIKTEGLELGGVRLDSGDLVELSKSVRSLLPGVPIFASGDLDEYEVERLQQAGACIDGYGFGTKLVTGSPVNGVYKLVEIDGIPTLKGSSGKATYPGRKQVFRYIEDGHFGGDRLGLCTETHPNAQPLLQQVMKQGQRLSHSEPLEAIAQRTRANVAALPSTLRQVICIDPYTPEITPALHSLTEETQARLRG
- a CDS encoding NUDIX hydrolase, which encodes MPGRHSRKPSDSTPHQLADFKVGVDNVIFSVDTEQNRLLVLLVMRDNDPYLGYWSLPGTLVRQGESLEDAAYRVLSEKIRVNNLYLEQLYTFGGPQRDPREAPNRYGVRYLSVSYFALVRLADAELIADGVSGIAWYPMNQLPELAFDHQEILQYGYRRLRNKLEYSPIAFEVLPELFTLGDLYQLYTTVLGENFSDYSNFRSRLLKLGFLADTGVKVSRGAGRPASLYRFDADAFAPLKDKPLVFI
- a CDS encoding nicotinate-nucleotide adenylyltransferase; the encoded protein is MHIALFGTSADPPTRAHQDILVWLADQFDEVAVWASNNPFKSHQTPLKHRTAMLRLMVAEIRPVRRNLHVYPDLSHPRALVTVNRARRRWKRATFTLVVGSDLVAQLPKWYRVEALLQTVRLLVVPRPGYPLRETDLEPLRKLGATVAIAPHEGIPASSTAYRTDKDPHLLIPPIEAYIHQQRLYTSCQDDTPASLVTPLHTS